From a region of the Thermosulfurimonas sp. F29 genome:
- a CDS encoding peptidylprolyl isomerase, translated as MKRYKLDRWGFYMDGLTVGPDRLVTLVYHLEIEGEEAPEWFRRPMEASFIYGREPVLPLLERAIEGARENDEIVITIPPEQAYGPHRAHLVKEIPLSRLKHPERVKPGAYYEEVGPFGQKTFFKVLEVNGDRVKADFNHPAAGKNVLMRVRIEAVREATAQEILAAEIRRCGGG; from the coding sequence ATGAAAAGATACAAGCTTGATCGATGGGGGTTTTACATGGATGGTCTTACCGTGGGACCGGATAGATTGGTAACCCTGGTTTATCACCTTGAGATCGAAGGGGAGGAGGCCCCGGAATGGTTCAGAAGGCCCATGGAGGCCTCTTTCATTTACGGGCGTGAGCCGGTGCTGCCCCTTCTCGAGCGGGCCATCGAGGGGGCCCGGGAAAACGACGAAATCGTAATTACCATCCCTCCGGAGCAGGCTTACGGGCCGCATCGGGCGCATCTGGTGAAGGAAATCCCCCTCTCCCGTCTAAAACATCCCGAACGGGTTAAGCCCGGAGCCTATTACGAAGAGGTGGGGCCCTTCGGACAGAAGACCTTTTTCAAGGTCCTTGAGGTAAACGGCGATCGGGTCAAGGCCGACTTCAACCATCCCGCGGCCGGAAAAAATGTGCTCATGAGGGTGCGCATCGAGGCCGTGCGGGAGGCCACGGCTCAGGAGATCCTGGCCGCGGAGATCCGGCGCTGCGGCGGAGGCTGA
- a CDS encoding cytochrome-c peroxidase, whose protein sequence is MYRFLSVIGLLLVVLGLGFSGARAGDQELLAEARQYFKPLPDKPPALRNNPLTPAKIELGKMLYFDPRLSASHLISCNTCHNLSLAGVDIQETSTGHMWQRGPRNAPTVLNAVFNTAQFWDGRARDLEEQAKGPVQASVEMSNTPERVVATLKSIPEYVEMFRRAFPGEKDPVTFDNVAKAIEAFEATLLTPDAPFDRFLKGDLSALNPEEKEGLRLFMEKGCANCHNGVNVGGGMYAPFGVVERPGADILPPGDKGRFAVTKTASDEYVFKVPSLRNVALTYPYFHSGKVWRLEDAVAIMGTAQLGAELSPAEVKKITAFLRSLTGKQPEITLPILPPSTDRTPKPILGKVK, encoded by the coding sequence ATGTACAGGTTTCTAAGTGTAATTGGACTTTTACTGGTGGTATTGGGACTGGGGTTTTCGGGAGCGCGGGCCGGGGATCAGGAGCTTCTCGCGGAGGCCCGGCAGTACTTCAAGCCTCTTCCGGACAAACCCCCGGCTTTGCGGAACAATCCCCTTACCCCCGCCAAGATCGAGCTCGGGAAGATGCTCTACTTCGATCCCCGCCTTTCCGCCTCGCACCTCATAAGCTGCAACACCTGCCACAATCTCTCCCTGGCTGGGGTGGACATCCAGGAGACCTCCACCGGACACATGTGGCAGCGGGGTCCCCGAAACGCCCCCACGGTACTGAACGCCGTCTTCAACACCGCCCAGTTCTGGGACGGACGGGCCAGGGATCTCGAGGAACAGGCCAAGGGGCCGGTGCAGGCCTCGGTGGAGATGAGCAACACCCCGGAACGGGTGGTGGCCACCCTCAAGTCCATCCCCGAGTATGTGGAGATGTTTCGCCGGGCCTTCCCCGGTGAGAAGGACCCCGTGACCTTCGACAATGTGGCCAAGGCCATCGAGGCCTTCGAGGCCACCCTTCTCACCCCCGATGCCCCCTTCGACCGGTTTCTTAAGGGGGACCTCTCCGCCCTCAACCCGGAGGAAAAAGAAGGCCTGCGTCTTTTCATGGAAAAGGGCTGCGCCAACTGTCACAACGGGGTGAATGTGGGCGGTGGCATGTACGCCCCCTTCGGGGTGGTGGAGCGTCCCGGAGCGGACATCCTTCCCCCGGGAGACAAGGGCCGCTTCGCGGTGACCAAGACCGCCTCGGACGAGTATGTCTTCAAGGTGCCCTCCCTGCGTAATGTGGCCCTTACCTACCCCTACTTTCACTCCGGAAAGGTGTGGCGCCTTGAGGACGCCGTGGCCATAATGGGCACGGCCCAGCTCGGCGCGGAGCTCTCCCCCGCGGAGGTGAAGAAGATCACCGCTTTTCTGAGGAGTCTCACCGGAAAGCAGCCCGAAATCACCCTGCCCATCCTTCCGCCGAGCACCGACCGGACCCCGAAACCCATCCTGGGCAAGGTTAAGTAA
- the prxU gene encoding thioredoxin-dependent peroxiredoxin (Most members of this family contain a selenocysteine.): MVLSKKANKSIKGGVIMCIRPGLMAPDFEAQAYADGTIKTLKLSDCKGKWVLLVFYPADFTFVCPTELVAIAKKYKDLQDMGVEVLGISIDTPFVHKVWQETELSKMVEGGVPFPLVSDPAGKIGQLYGVYDEKQGLNLRGTFLIDPDGVIQFMDILNAPVGRNVDELIRRIRAFQHVRETGGAEVCPAHWEPGKPTLKPGAELAGKVYETWKAELVD, translated from the coding sequence ATTGTTCTAAGTAAAAAAGCAAACAAATCTATAAAAGGAGGTGTAATTATGTGCATTAGACCGGGACTGATGGCGCCGGATTTTGAGGCTCAGGCCTATGCGGACGGAACCATCAAAACCCTTAAGCTTTCGGATTGCAAGGGCAAGTGGGTCCTGCTGGTCTTCTATCCGGCGGACTTCACCTTCGTGTGTCCCACGGAGCTGGTGGCCATCGCCAAGAAGTACAAAGACCTTCAGGACATGGGCGTGGAGGTGCTGGGGATTAGCATCGACACGCCTTTTGTACACAAGGTCTGGCAGGAAACCGAACTCTCCAAGATGGTGGAGGGCGGGGTGCCCTTCCCGCTGGTTTCCGATCCCGCCGGAAAGATCGGGCAGCTCTACGGGGTTTACGACGAGAAGCAGGGGCTCAACCTGCGGGGCACCTTCCTCATCGATCCCGACGGCGTGATCCAGTTCATGGACATCCTCAACGCTCCGGTGGGGCGGAATGTGGACGAGCTCATCCGGCGCATTCGCGCCTTCCAGCATGTGCGGGAGACCGGCGGGGCCGAGGTCTGTCCGGCTCACTGGGAGCCCGGAAAGCCCACCCTCAAGCCCGGAGCGGAGCTGGCCGGGAAGGTTTACGAGACCTGGAAGGCCGAACTGGTGGATTAA